The Candidatus Eisenbacteria bacterium region GGCAAGTTTCGAAACGTCATAGGGGCGATAGCCCCTGTGAAAGTGCTGGGGCACCACATAATAAGTCCGTGAATTTATGTGACACAGCACTAGCATCCGGCTGAAGGGTCCTGAGCAGAAGTGAGCCCGGAGACCACGGGGAAACAAATCCAAATCGGATTCCGGTTTTCCTAGAGCCCGAAGAACATCTTTATCTTCGAGAGCAGCTTCTTTGATGTGGGTTCTTTGGCTCCTGCCACTTCATAAGCTGCTTTTTCGAATTCCTTTCTCGTTGCTTCAAGCCTCTCGGCAACGATATTGCTTATGGTTTCTGCGGATGCAGGATTGGCCTTTAGGATACCTTCGAAATCATTCTTGTCAACAATTAGAAAGGTTGAATCTTCCGTTGTCTCGGCGGTCCCACTCCTCGCCTCTCCCGTAAGAAGCGACATTTCGCCAAAGAAACTCCCCGGGCCGAGCTGAGCGAGAATAATCTCTCGCCCGGATTCGCCTGCCTTTTTGATCCGCGCGCCTCCGGTCTCGACAATGAACAAGCTGTGACCAAGATCTCCCTCTCTGAACAGGACTTCGCCTTTCGCAAAGATCATCCGCTTCAGGTTCGAGGCAACTATTCTAAGGGACTCCTCAGGCAGAGGTGCAAGAAAGTCTACACCCTTAAGTCTGGAAACAAACTCGATTATCTCTTCCGTCCTCTCTTTCGCCTCCCGCTCAGGAGTGATCTCGTGCATATGAACGGTTCTGATTGGAAACGGGATTACTATGCCGGCCCTTTTAAGGTTGTACCAGATCCTAACCAGGATACGGCTCCCAACTCCCCTTGCTGCGAAAAAGTCGGAAGCCCAGAAGAAAAGCCTGTAGTTTATGGAATGCTCTCCGTAGCCGACGAGGAATGCTGTGGGCCGCGGTTCAGGAAGACAGCCGGGGGTCTCAAGGGCAGTGGATTCCAGAATCTCTATCACTTTGTTAGGAGGGGCAAGATAGCTCGTCCCCACCTCAATGCTCGGCCTGTGCCTGATGTCCGGAAGACTGTGATTAACCAGGTCACTCTTGGAGATGACGCTGTTGGGGAGGACAGCAATATCACCCGAAAACGTTCTTACTTTGACTGACCGCCAAGTGAGCAATACGACCTCGCCCGTCACATTGCCGACAGTGATCCAATCCCCGACGTGGCAAGTCTTCTCGAAGTGCATCGTGAGTCCGGCGATGAGACTTCCCAGTGTGTCCTGAAGGGCAAGACCCAGGATCATCGTGAGGACTGCAGATGAAACCAGAAATCCGCTGAGTTTTATGTTGTATGCTGCCTTGAGCACCACAAGAAAGACTGTGAAATAGATCAGAAGGATAATAAGGTCATGAAGGAGTGATGGCAGAGGTGCAACGCGGCCGCGCCACTCAAAAATGTGATACACGAATGCGTCAAGAATCTTAATGATGAGGAAGATCAGGACTATCAGGATGGCGACAAACAGCCCCTTCTCTGCATCAATCAGGACAGCCAATCTCTTGGCAGAGAGGAAATAAAAAGACAGAAACGCGGCAAAAAGACTTAAAAAAAATCTGGCCTTGGCTGCAAGGAGTCTGATAATTCCTCTCTCACTGATGAGCCGCGTTCTCTTGAGAAGAGTGAGCGTAATGTAGAGAATCATCCCGATAAAGAGGGCGATGGCTGCATAACCCAGCGCCCACTCAATTCCAATCAGGCCCTTCGCAAGATGCGCGGACGACAGGATTCCCTCTCGTTGGGCGACAGCTACAGTATCAACCATTCTCCTGGCGACCTCCAGATTGCAAGAGTCCCCGAACTCAACGATGCTACGGTCCCTGCCAGCACACCGAGTTTATTCTGCATTTTCTGTCGTGTCAACGCGTTCCTGATGTCGTACCGCGGAGGTCGAGCAGGCATCGGCGACGCCGTGCAGCGGGTGGGCTTGGAGATGTCCTTGAACCGACTTTCCGAAAATCTGTGGATTCCCTTCGTGGACGAGGGAGCGACCCCGAAGGGGGCGAATTTGTGCTGTCTGAGGCCGTAGGCCGAGTTCACAAATTCGAGTGAGCGAGTCCAGGAAGGATCGACATTTTCGGCAGGAGGGAAAGGACATCTCTCAGAACCCACTTGACAAGGCGGTCTGGAAAGTGAGAGTATGGGGGAACGGGAAAGGGAATCTATTGTGGCAAAACGGCAAGCTGCGGCAAAGAGAGCTTCGAGCAAGAAGAGAAGTCAGAGAATCCTCGTTTCTGACACCGGCGAGCGGGTCCTGAGGGAAATCAAAAGCGTTGCCAAATCGCGCAGAACGATGCCCGAGAAGCTCGCCAGGGTCGTGTCCCTGCTCAAGGAAAATTTCGACACCTACACCTGGGTGGGGTTCTATTTTGTGCAGGATGACTCGCTTGCCCTGGGCCCTTACTCCGGAAAACCCACAATCCACAAGAAAATCAAGATTGGCGAAGGGATTTGCGGATCTGCCGCCCTTCACAAGCGCACCATTATTGTCTCCGACGTTTCCGCAGACTCCAGATATCTGGCTTGCAGCTTCGAGACAAGATCCGAGATTGTCGTTCCCATAATCAGCAAGAATACGGTCGTCGCAGAGCTGGACATAGACAGTAATTATCCCGATGCTTTCCACACAGAGGACAAGCATTTCCTTGAAAAAGTCTCGAAAATCCTTGTTCCTCTCTGGAACAAGAAGAAACCAAAAGGATAGACCTCCTTGCTCTTGAGTTTGCTCAGACAGGGCAGGGAATCAGCCAGAAAAAGCTTCGGGCGCCCTTCATTTCTTCTGCTTCCGCACGCGGGTGTTCTATTCGTACTTCTTTTCCTTTTCTCTTCGTTCTCAAGCTGCTTTTCGCTTCCAGGGTCCCCCGTTGAGCTTCACAAACTCGACAATGGCCTCACTATCATTCTCAAGGAAGACCATTCCCGGGGATTGATCGCACTCTGCGGGTATGTACTCGGCGGCGCGAGGACCGAACCTCCTCCATTGAGCGGATTGAGCCATTACTATGAGCACTTGATCTTCAGGGGCGGGACAGAGAAGCAGGCGGAGCTTGAGACCCGCAAGAAGTTTCAGGCGCTCGGCACATTCTTTGGCTACACCTTCGAGGATGGAACCTGCTATTACATCATAGTCCCGAAAGAAAATCTGGACGAAGGACTATCAAGATATGTAGATGCCGTAATGAACCTCAAACCCACCCACGAAAAGGTTGAAAGGGAAAGGCAGATTGTCCTTGAAGAATTCAACCAGAGCATTAATGACAATCCCAGAGGTCTGATGGGGTATCGGCTTCAGAAGACTGCTTTCCGCGTGCATCCTTACGGGCAGACAACAATCGGTTCGGAAGATGTGGTGAGAACTGCGACTCTTCCGACTTTCCGGACGTTCTACGAGGAAAGATATGTTCCGAATCAGATGGTAATCTCGGCCGTCGGAGATTTCGACTCGAAGGAAATGCTCGCCAAGCTGACCCGGGCTTTTGGATCCTACCCAAGAGGAAAAGACTCGTTTGAACTGGGCAATGTTGAGCCGGAGCAAAACGAATTCAGAGAAGTTGTGACGGAAATGAAAACGCAGGAATCCTACCTTCTTCTTGGATTCCATATACCCGAGGCAGGGAGTGAGGAAGCCCCCTTCTTTGATCTTCTTCAACAGATTCTTACTGAAGGAAAGAGCTCGCGGCTTATCGGGGCGCTGAAGGAAAAGGAAAGCATCGTGACATCGATTTACTCCTATCATGATTCCTTCAGGGACCCAGGGCTCTTCTACATAGGTTGTGATTTGAATCCCGGCCAGGAGGAAAGAGCTGTTTCTGTCATATTCAGAGAACTCTCTCTGCTCGCCCGGGATGGAGTTGCTGAAGACGAACTCTCCAGGGTAAAGCGCTCAGTTGAAACATCCTATGCTTTTGGCTGCGAGACCTTTTTCCAGCAGGCAGAGCGTCTTTGCTTTTACTATGCGACGAGCTCGGTTGATCTTGAAGGCATGTACCTTCAGAGAATAAGGGGCGCAAGGGAAGAAGATATCAACTCTCTCGTGAGAAAATATTTCGGGCCGGCCAATTGCACACTCTCGCTTGTGAGGCCCGAGGCGAAAGAGAGAATATCGTTCAAGGGCACAGTTTCTGGCTTCAACTCTCAGTTTGCCGTGCCGCAGGCGGAAGTTCCAGTCTCGCAGCAAGCGCAAAAGACTGAATTGCAGAACGGCATGACTGTCATCACCAAGGAGAATAAAGGGGCTTCCACCGTTGCCATGAGCTTCATGATCAGGGGCGGCCTGAGGGCTGAGCCCGGAGAAAGAGCAGGCATAGCCAACGTGACATCGAGACTCCTTCTAAGAGGAACAGCCGTCTTGACCGCATCGGAGATCGCAGAGAAATTCGATTCCCTTGGGGTAAGGGTCTCAACTTCATCCGACAGAGATTTCACGGAAGTCTCTCTTGAGGGTACTTCATCGAATTTCTATCCGGGGTTTGAGCTTCTCTCTGCCGTGCTTCTTGAACCTGTTTTCCCGCCCCAGGAGATCGAGAAGACCAAGAAGGAAGTCGTTTCCGAGATAAGAGGACTGGAAGACGATAGCTACGAACTCACGCACAAGGGGTTCGCCAAGGTGCTCTATGGCAGCTCTCCTTACGGGAGAACGGTCCTGGGTGACGAAGCTGCGGTCAGTTCACTCAGCAGGGAAGAAATCTCAGAATTCTACCGCCGGATTTTCGTCCCCCAGAACATCGTAATCTCGGTCGCAGGAGACATCAACGGCGAGTATGTCAACAAGTTAATCCTGGATAAGTTTGGAGGTCTTAAGAAAGGGACCGGGCCTTCCTTCGCAAAACAGGAACCCGGCCGGGCTGTCCGAAAGACAGTCAATATCACGAAAGACAAGGAACAGGTCACGATGAACCTCGGAGTACCTGGACCGGCTGCGCAGGACCCCGACTACGTTTCGCTTCAGATTGCCCTCAGGGCAATCGGCTCACGGCTATTCTTCAGGCTAATCTACGAAGAAGGACTGGCCTACAGGATGTGGACGTACCTGAGGCCCAGCTTTGCCGGAAGTCCCGTCACCTTCGAGCTCGGTGTCTCCGGAATCAACTTCGAGAAGGGAAGAGATACGATCCTCGAGGAAATAAGGGGAGCATTGGATAAAGGATTAGGCAGTGATGAAATCGAAGTCGCGAAGGCGGACGCCACGCAGCGTTTCTTGCTTTCGCTTCAGACAAACGGTGAGACAGCGCGGGCGCTGTCACTCTACGAGACTATCGGCGCCGGTTTTAAGTTCGCCGAAGACTTCCCTTCCATGGTGAAGAAGACCACGGCCGCTCAGGTTACTGCTTCTGCAAGAAAGTACCTCCCGCGGGAAGACTACGCGCTTGTGACAGTGGGGAAAATCAAGGAATAAGAAGCGCCTGCCTACCCTGTTTTCAGGTGCCGCTCAAGAAGGAGTCTTGCTTCGCGAAATCTTCTCCCATTTGAAGGAGCGCCGAGGATCACGACAGCGACCTCTTTCCCCTTATCAAGAAGGTAGGTCACAAGGCAGTATCCTGACGCGCTTATGAAGCCGGTCTTCCCTCCGAGTATGTCCCAATCTGATTGAAGGAGCCTGTTCGTATTGCCAATCTGGTGTCCCTGGATATTCGACTCATAGTAGTAGGTTTTTGTCTGCATTATGCTCGCGAGGAGCTCGTTTTCAGTCGCCGCCTTGATGAGTTTGACGCAGCCGAGTGCGCTTGCGACATTCCCGGAGCTCAGCCCGGTCGGATCGACGAAATGAGCTCCATTCAATTCAAGTTCAGAAGCCTTTTCATTCATCTTGTCTATGAACGCATCGTTTCCGAACATTGATTCTCTCGCCAGGGCCTTCGTGGCGGCATTGTCGGAACATATGAGAGAGGCATGAAGAAGATCTATAAGGGAGACTTGTTCACCCACCCTCAGCCGGGTCTTCCGGGCCCCCCTGATATCGTCTTGTTCGATAGTCGTGACCCTATCGAGGTCGATGCCGAGATCAAGAAAGGTCAAAGCCGTTACCAACTTCGTTATGCTTGCAATCGGATAAGTCTTGTCCGCATTTTTCTCGAAGAGTATCTTTCCATCCGACACATCAAACAGAACTCCGGCCCTTGCCCAGAGAGCAGATGAGCTGGCAAGTGACGACTTCCTGGAGCTCCTGACTTTCTTCTTAGTTGAGGCTGCGGGCCGCCTCTTTTTCTTGACCGGAGTTTTTTTCTTTGCCTGGGTGGCCTTGCTTGTCTTACTTAGGGCCTTCGTGGGTGAGGTTGATTTCTTCTGCGGGGCCGCAGCCTTGGCGCCGGCACCGGTTGAGGCCGACGCAGTCCGGCTGGCTTTCGCCGGCTCTCGAGCCGCCCCGGTCTGAGCAAAGGAGAGGTCGATGACAAGGATGCACGATAAAATTGCAACAAGCACGCATTTTGAGAACCACTTTGAAATCATTTGAAATCCTGGTTGTTCCATTTTCACAATTCTTCGGCGATTTTCAGAAAGCCGGGAGAAAACTCACGGAAAGGGAGGAAGGATCAGTGCCACTGCCCCATTATCTGGCCATATCTCGACTAAGTCATTCTATGAGAATTGCGTGAGCTTTGTCCACAACTTTAGCCATCGTGTGGGAATATTGTTGACTCAGGCCCGCCTGCATTATATCCTAATTGACACCCTTGGCTGCAGACTGTGCGGCAATTTCGTGCTGGAATAGAAGATCCCTGATCATCGTTTCGTGCAGAACAATGAAGGTTTCTTTCGTGCCCCTGGGCTTTCCAGATAACTAGAATATTCTTGAGATTCCCCAAGGAGGTAGATTGACTGTTTTTGTAGGT contains the following coding sequences:
- a CDS encoding serine hydrolase: MISKWFSKCVLVAILSCILVIDLSFAQTGAAREPAKASRTASASTGAGAKAAAPQKKSTSPTKALSKTSKATQAKKKTPVKKKRRPAASTKKKVRSSRKSSLASSSALWARAGVLFDVSDGKILFEKNADKTYPIASITKLVTALTFLDLGIDLDRVTTIEQDDIRGARKTRLRVGEQVSLIDLLHASLICSDNAATKALARESMFGNDAFIDKMNEKASELELNGAHFVDPTGLSSGNVASALGCVKLIKAATENELLASIMQTKTYYYESNIQGHQIGNTNRLLQSDWDILGGKTGFISASGYCLVTYLLDKGKEVAVVILGAPSNGRRFREARLLLERHLKTG
- a CDS encoding pitrilysin family protein, with protein sequence MSLLRQGRESARKSFGRPSFLLLPHAGVLFVLLFLFSSFSSCFSLPGSPVELHKLDNGLTIILKEDHSRGLIALCGYVLGGARTEPPPLSGLSHYYEHLIFRGGTEKQAELETRKKFQALGTFFGYTFEDGTCYYIIVPKENLDEGLSRYVDAVMNLKPTHEKVERERQIVLEEFNQSINDNPRGLMGYRLQKTAFRVHPYGQTTIGSEDVVRTATLPTFRTFYEERYVPNQMVISAVGDFDSKEMLAKLTRAFGSYPRGKDSFELGNVEPEQNEFREVVTEMKTQESYLLLGFHIPEAGSEEAPFFDLLQQILTEGKSSRLIGALKEKESIVTSIYSYHDSFRDPGLFYIGCDLNPGQEERAVSVIFRELSLLARDGVAEDELSRVKRSVETSYAFGCETFFQQAERLCFYYATSSVDLEGMYLQRIRGAREEDINSLVRKYFGPANCTLSLVRPEAKERISFKGTVSGFNSQFAVPQAEVPVSQQAQKTELQNGMTVITKENKGASTVAMSFMIRGGLRAEPGERAGIANVTSRLLLRGTAVLTASEIAEKFDSLGVRVSTSSDRDFTEVSLEGTSSNFYPGFELLSAVLLEPVFPPQEIEKTKKEVVSEIRGLEDDSYELTHKGFAKVLYGSSPYGRTVLGDEAAVSSLSREEISEFYRRIFVPQNIVISVAGDINGEYVNKLILDKFGGLKKGTGPSFAKQEPGRAVRKTVNITKDKEQVTMNLGVPGPAAQDPDYVSLQIALRAIGSRLFFRLIYEEGLAYRMWTYLRPSFAGSPVTFELGVSGINFEKGRDTILEEIRGALDKGLGSDEIEVAKADATQRFLLSLQTNGETARALSLYETIGAGFKFAEDFPSMVKKTTAAQVTASARKYLPREDYALVTVGKIKE
- a CDS encoding GAF domain-containing protein: MGERERESIVAKRQAAAKRASSKKRSQRILVSDTGERVLREIKSVAKSRRTMPEKLARVVSLLKENFDTYTWVGFYFVQDDSLALGPYSGKPTIHKKIKIGEGICGSAALHKRTIIVSDVSADSRYLACSFETRSEIVVPIISKNTVVAELDIDSNYPDAFHTEDKHFLEKVSKILVPLWNKKKPKG
- a CDS encoding mechanosensitive ion channel family protein; this translates as MVDTVAVAQREGILSSAHLAKGLIGIEWALGYAAIALFIGMILYITLTLLKRTRLISERGIIRLLAAKARFFLSLFAAFLSFYFLSAKRLAVLIDAEKGLFVAILIVLIFLIIKILDAFVYHIFEWRGRVAPLPSLLHDLIILLIYFTVFLVVLKAAYNIKLSGFLVSSAVLTMILGLALQDTLGSLIAGLTMHFEKTCHVGDWITVGNVTGEVVLLTWRSVKVRTFSGDIAVLPNSVISKSDLVNHSLPDIRHRPSIEVGTSYLAPPNKVIEILESTALETPGCLPEPRPTAFLVGYGEHSINYRLFFWASDFFAARGVGSRILVRIWYNLKRAGIVIPFPIRTVHMHEITPEREAKERTEEIIEFVSRLKGVDFLAPLPEESLRIVASNLKRMIFAKGEVLFREGDLGHSLFIVETGGARIKKAGESGREIILAQLGPGSFFGEMSLLTGEARSGTAETTEDSTFLIVDKNDFEGILKANPASAETISNIVAERLEATRKEFEKAAYEVAGAKEPTSKKLLSKIKMFFGL